In Campylobacter vicugnae, a genomic segment contains:
- a CDS encoding PDC sensor domain-containing protein: MIFKEIEEFSEIRYKARAYLCHLLDRNIPNNLPGVSAQNIKDGFDKIAHEVDSFDAFYILDKNGIQLDNTISLDSKNISGKGMNRSNKAYYYRCVREKRCVLTDPYPSSLTNRLCVTASMPIYNDKKELLYIACMDIGLKELLAIISPGSVDGIFGKFTKFIYSIFSIALFAISLVLFVHGIKSFVLKSFNEINISEVFESTIVLTLALAIFDLVKAIFEAEVLGRPNHHQNGGSRTMVRFIGSIIIALAIESLMLVFKFAITDPSQILYAIYLIGGVGFLMIALSCYLFILRRSSVDRDH, translated from the coding sequence GTGATTTTTAAAGAGATTGAAGAATTTAGCGAGATACGCTATAAGGCTAGAGCCTATTTATGCCATCTTTTAGATAGAAATATACCAAATAATCTCCCTGGTGTAAGCGCTCAAAATATTAAAGATGGTTTTGATAAAATTGCACATGAGGTTGATAGCTTTGATGCATTTTATATATTGGATAAAAATGGAATTCAACTAGATAATACCATAAGCCTAGATTCTAAAAATATATCTGGTAAAGGAATGAATAGAAGTAATAAGGCGTATTATTATAGATGTGTTCGTGAGAAGCGATGCGTATTAACTGATCCATATCCATCAAGCCTTACTAATCGCCTTTGTGTTACAGCTTCAATGCCTATATATAATGATAAAAAAGAGTTGCTTTATATAGCGTGTATGGATATTGGGTTAAAAGAGCTTTTAGCTATTATCAGCCCTGGTTCTGTAGATGGAATATTTGGTAAATTTACAAAATTTATATATTCGATTTTTTCTATTGCTCTTTTTGCGATCTCATTGGTTTTATTTGTTCATGGTATAAAGAGCTTTGTATTAAAAAGCTTTAATGAGATTAATATTAGCGAGGTTTTTGAATCCACTATTGTGCTTACTTTAGCACTGGCAATATTTGATCTTGTTAAGGCGATATTTGAAGCTGAGGTTTTAGGTCGGCCAAATCACCATCAAAATGGCGGTAGTAGAACAATGGTAAGATTTATAGGGAGTATTATTATAGCTTTAGCTATTGAATCTCTTATGTTGGTATTTAAATTTGCAATTACTGATCCAAGTCAGATATTATATGCGATATATCTTATTGGCGGAGTTGGTTTTTTGATGATTGCACTTAGTTGCTATCTGTTTATTTTAAGAAGGAGTAGTGTTGATAGGGATCATTGA
- the hisH gene encoding imidazole glycerol phosphate synthase subunit HisH, giving the protein MIGIIDYGAGNIRSVQNAIEFLGAKSELVSDADRLKQYSRLLLPGVGAFGKAIQRLRDTNLDNAILEFIASGKPFLGICLGMQLLFKKSYEFGEHSGLGVIDGSIIKFDESKFDKPLKVPHMGWNMAKFTKQSKIVDGLGKSAYLYFVHSYHAVCDSKFALAYTEYGYDFVSAVEYENVYGFQPHPEKSHESGLRIIKNFMEM; this is encoded by the coding sequence TTGATAGGGATCATTGATTATGGTGCTGGAAATATAAGAAGCGTTCAAAATGCCATTGAGTTTTTAGGAGCTAAGAGTGAGTTAGTAAGCGATGCTGATCGTTTAAAACAATATAGTAGATTGCTATTACCTGGAGTAGGTGCTTTTGGTAAGGCGATACAAAGATTAAGAGATACAAATTTAGATAATGCAATTTTAGAGTTTATAGCTAGTGGTAAGCCGTTTCTTGGGATCTGTCTTGGGATGCAACTTTTGTTTAAAAAGAGCTATGAATTTGGTGAGCATAGTGGTCTTGGGGTTATTGATGGGAGTATTATTAAATTTGATGAATCTAAATTTGATAAGCCTCTTAAAGTACCACATATGGGCTGGAATATGGCTAAATTTACTAAACAAAGCAAGATTGTAGATGGCCTTGGCAAGAGTGCTTATTTGTATTTTGTTCATTCATATCATGCTGTTTGTGATAGTAAATTTGCTTTAGCTTATACTGAGTATGGGTATGATTTTGTCAGTGCTGTGGAGTATGAAAATGTCTATGGATTTCAGCCTCATCCTGAAAAATCACATGAGAGCGGACTAAGAATAATTAAAAATTTTATGGAGATGTAG
- the hisA gene encoding 1-(5-phosphoribosyl)-5-[(5-phosphoribosylamino)methylideneamino]imidazole-4-carboxamide isomerase, producing the protein MEKYMAIDLKEGKAVRLSKGLMDSAKIYSNEPWELAKRFSDAGTKWLHIVDLDGAFAGDAVNLKTIEKIVNATNLNIQIGGGVRNEERIKSYLNSGVSRLILGSVALKNPEFVKEMAKKYRIVVGIDAKDGFVAVEGWAEVSQIRATELAKLYADAGVEAIIATDISKDGMLCGLNLEFTSSIAQASSIDTIASGGVASLADLEVASKVKGISGVIIGKAYYEGKIELSDIFGNNF; encoded by the coding sequence ATGGAAAAATATATGGCAATAGATTTAAAAGAAGGTAAAGCAGTTAGACTATCAAAGGGATTAATGGATAGTGCTAAAATTTACTCAAATGAGCCGTGGGAGCTAGCTAAGAGATTTAGCGATGCTGGGACTAAGTGGTTGCATATTGTAGATTTAGATGGAGCATTTGCTGGAGATGCTGTAAATTTAAAAACTATAGAAAAAATTGTAAATGCTACAAATTTAAATATACAAATTGGCGGTGGAGTACGCAATGAAGAGCGTATAAAAAGCTATTTAAACTCAGGAGTTAGTAGGTTGATTTTGGGTTCTGTTGCACTTAAAAATCCTGAGTTTGTAAAAGAGATGGCTAAAAAATATAGAATAGTTGTAGGAATAGATGCTAAAGATGGGTTTGTAGCAGTAGAAGGATGGGCTGAGGTAAGTCAGATAAGAGCTACTGAACTTGCTAAGCTATATGCAGATGCTGGAGTTGAAGCGATAATTGCCACAGATATTAGCAAAGATGGTATGCTGTGTGGGTTAAATTTAGAATTTACATCAAGCATTGCACAAGCTAGCAGCATTGATACGATTGCAAGTGGCGGTGTGGCAAGTTTAGCTGATTTAGAGGTTGCAAGCAAAGTCAAAGGCATATCAGGAGTTATAATTGGAAAGGCATATTATGAAGGTAAAATAGAACTTAGTGACATTTTTGGAAATAATTTTTAA
- a CDS encoding chemotaxis response regulator CheY, with protein MKLLVVDDSSTMRRIIKNTLERLGHSDVLQAEHGVEAWDILCQNPDIGVLITDWNMPEMNGLELVKKVRAESKYENMPIIMVTTEGGKAEVITALKAGVNNYIVKPFTPQVLKEKLEDVLG; from the coding sequence GTGAAGTTATTAGTTGTTGATGATAGCTCTACTATGAGAAGAATTATAAAAAATACGTTAGAAAGACTCGGTCATAGTGATGTGTTGCAAGCAGAGCACGGCGTGGAAGCTTGGGATATACTTTGTCAAAATCCAGATATTGGAGTTTTAATCACAGACTGGAATATGCCTGAGATGAATGGCCTAGAGTTAGTAAAAAAGGTTAGGGCTGAGTCTAAATATGAAAATATGCCTATTATAATGGTAACCACAGAGGGTGGTAAGGCTGAGGTTATTACAGCATTAAAAGCTGGAGTGAATAACTATATTGTTAAGCCTTTTACGCCGCAGGTTCTTAAAGAGAAACTTGAAGACGTTCTTGGGTAA
- a CDS encoding 50S ribosomal protein L11 methyltransferase: protein MKDKYYELKVISSQIEPLKDLVFEFGFTCIEEIDGGFIIRDEESLDDTKWGLEEFASRFGCEITTDLQIKDNIDWINEYKKGIAPVAAGDFYIRPSWEKPKDGLIDIIIDPALAFGSGHHESTNSCLKLISKYAKNYKEALDVGCGSGILSIAMAKLGLSVSSCDTDELAVQSTSHNAKINGVNIEDIWTGSVTNSDKSYDIVVANIIADVILFLANDLKSKVKTGGLLILSGILTKYKSRIIDAFSQFELVENLTQNEWESFVFKNQGK from the coding sequence ATGAAAGATAAATATTACGAATTAAAAGTCATATCCTCACAAATAGAGCCGTTAAAAGATCTTGTATTTGAATTTGGATTTACCTGTATAGAAGAGATCGATGGTGGCTTTATCATTAGAGACGAGGAGAGTTTAGACGATACTAAGTGGGGACTTGAAGAGTTTGCTAGTCGCTTTGGCTGCGAGATAACTACTGACTTACAAATCAAAGATAATATAGATTGGATTAATGAGTATAAAAAAGGCATAGCTCCAGTTGCTGCTGGAGATTTTTATATTAGACCTAGCTGGGAAAAGCCTAAAGATGGATTGATTGATATTATCATCGATCCGGCTCTTGCCTTTGGTTCTGGACATCATGAGAGTACAAACTCATGCCTAAAATTAATCTCAAAATATGCTAAAAACTATAAAGAAGCATTAGATGTAGGTTGCGGTAGCGGAATTTTAAGTATTGCTATGGCAAAGCTAGGTTTAAGTGTTAGTAGTTGCGATACAGATGAGTTAGCAGTACAAAGTACATCTCATAACGCCAAAATAAATGGTGTAAATATAGAAGATATTTGGACTGGTTCAGTAACAAACAGTGATAAAAGCTATGATATAGTAGTAGCAAATATTATTGCTGATGTTATACTATTTCTTGCAAATGACCTAAAATCCAAAGTAAAAACTGGTGGCTTACTAATTTTATCTGGAATTTTAACAAAATATAAAAGTAGAATTATAGATGCCTTTAGTCAATTTGAGTTAGTAGAGAATTTAACTCAAAATGAGTGGGAGAGTTTTGTATTTAAAAATCAAGGAAAATAA
- the ftsH gene encoding ATP-dependent zinc metalloprotease FtsH → MENKNQPNQNNNNFFNKNPILVFAIFAIVMVLIFRSMSPDEMGISSANSKNISYSELKSLIKSKQINEVVIGQTTIKASGNGQTYIVKKVANDQTLVPLLEENNISYGAYSESNWLSDMLFSWVIPVFIFFAIWMFLASRMQKNMGSGILGMGSSKKLINSEKPKVKFDDVAGVEEAKEEVKEIVDFLKNPERYIRLGAKIPKGVLLVGPPGTGKTLLAKAVAGEAEVPFFSVSGSSFIEMFVGVGASRVRDLFENAKKEAPAIVFIDEIDAIGKSRAAGSMMGGNDEREQTLNQLLAEMDGFDSDKSPVIVLAATNRPEVLDAALLRPGRFDRQVLVDKPDFKGRVDILKVHSKEVKLSNDVNMDEIGRLTAGLAGADLANIINEAALLAGRSNKTKIDQQDLVEAVERAIAGLEKKSRRINPKEKKIVTYHECGHALIAETTKGADKVTKVSVIPRGIAALGYTLNAPEENKFLMQKHELIAKVDVLLGGRAAEQVFIKEISTGASNDLERATDIIKAMVSMYGMTDVAGLMVLEKQRNVFLNGGQTLKDYSDDMAQKLDEFVKNFLNERYEAVLSTLELYRGAIEKMVESLYEEETIEGDKVRAIIKEFEEANGLPTRLVDVEDENSDIKKAKENQVDE, encoded by the coding sequence ATGGAAAATAAAAATCAACCAAATCAAAATAATAATAACTTTTTTAATAAAAATCCTATTTTGGTATTTGCAATTTTTGCTATAGTTATGGTGCTAATATTTAGAAGTATGAGTCCTGATGAAATGGGTATTTCTAGTGCAAATTCAAAAAATATTAGCTATTCAGAGTTAAAATCTTTAATTAAATCAAAGCAAATTAATGAAGTAGTAATTGGTCAAACCACTATAAAAGCTAGTGGAAATGGTCAAACATATATAGTAAAAAAAGTTGCTAACGATCAAACTTTAGTTCCACTTTTAGAAGAGAATAACATCAGTTATGGAGCATATAGTGAGAGTAATTGGCTAAGCGATATGCTATTTTCATGGGTTATTCCTGTGTTTATTTTCTTTGCAATCTGGATGTTTTTAGCCAGTAGAATGCAAAAAAATATGGGTAGCGGAATCCTTGGTATGGGAAGTAGCAAAAAGCTTATAAATAGCGAAAAGCCAAAGGTTAAATTTGATGATGTAGCTGGCGTTGAAGAGGCTAAAGAAGAGGTAAAAGAGATCGTAGATTTTCTTAAAAATCCTGAACGCTATATTCGTCTTGGTGCAAAAATTCCAAAAGGTGTGCTATTAGTAGGCCCTCCAGGTACTGGTAAAACATTACTTGCCAAGGCTGTTGCTGGTGAGGCTGAAGTTCCATTTTTCTCAGTTTCTGGTTCAAGCTTTATAGAGATGTTTGTAGGTGTGGGCGCAAGTCGTGTTAGAGATCTATTTGAAAATGCCAAAAAAGAAGCACCTGCTATCGTATTTATAGATGAAATTGATGCTATTGGTAAGAGTAGAGCAGCTGGTTCTATGATGGGCGGTAATGATGAGAGAGAGCAGACTTTAAATCAGCTTTTAGCTGAAATGGATGGATTTGATAGCGATAAAAGTCCTGTAATAGTTCTAGCAGCAACTAACCGCCCAGAGGTTTTAGATGCGGCACTTTTAAGACCAGGTAGATTTGACCGCCAAGTTTTAGTTGATAAACCTGATTTTAAAGGGCGTGTTGATATATTAAAAGTACATAGCAAAGAAGTTAAGCTTTCAAATGATGTAAATATGGATGAGATAGGTCGCTTAACTGCTGGTTTAGCTGGAGCTGATTTGGCTAATATCATTAATGAAGCTGCTCTTTTAGCAGGTCGTTCTAATAAAACTAAAATTGATCAACAAGATCTAGTTGAAGCAGTTGAGAGAGCAATTGCAGGTTTAGAGAAAAAATCTCGTCGTATAAATCCAAAAGAGAAAAAGATAGTTACATATCATGAGTGCGGACATGCTTTAATAGCTGAAACTACAAAAGGTGCTGATAAGGTTACAAAAGTATCGGTAATACCGCGTGGTATTGCAGCTTTAGGTTATACACTTAACGCCCCAGAAGAGAATAAATTTTTAATGCAAAAACATGAGTTGATTGCTAAGGTTGATGTATTACTAGGTGGTAGAGCTGCTGAGCAAGTATTTATTAAAGAGATTAGCACGGGTGCAAGTAACGATCTTGAACGCGCTACTGATATTATAAAAGCAATGGTATCAATGTATGGAATGACTGATGTAGCTGGCCTTATGGTGCTAGAAAAGCAACGCAATGTATTTTTAAATGGAGGCCAAACTCTAAAAGATTATAGCGATGATATGGCGCAAAAATTAGATGAGTTTGTAAAAAACTTCTTAAATGAGAGATATGAAGCAGTTTTATCTACTCTTGAGTTGTATCGTGGTGCTATAGAGAAGATGGTAGAATCTTTATATGAAGAAGAGACTATAGAGGGTGATAAAGTTAGGGCGATTATTAAAGAATTTGAAGAAGCAAATGGCTTACCTACTCGCTTAGTAGATGTTGAAGATGAGAATTCAGACATCAAAAAAGCAAAAGAGAATCAAGTAGATGAATAA
- a CDS encoding phosphatidylserine decarboxylase, with protein MNNLGIISKYGYKCITISVVLLILSWIFDFWFSFFTILLLATLWVYRNPERLPQSEDSKAILSPIDGVVEDIKKCNYNGRSYSEILIRSRIIDCGVLRATCDMEISDIKRRNGLNLHSSDSNSNLLNNRATIISKNQDIILRISTSALTSKIYLESITYVKSGRRIGFIKDGKVSLLMPLNTRISLTKGDKVKACNIIGYIDE; from the coding sequence ATGAATAATCTAGGAATCATAAGCAAATATGGATATAAATGCATCACTATTTCGGTGGTGCTTTTAATACTATCTTGGATTTTTGATTTTTGGTTTAGTTTTTTTACTATCTTACTTTTAGCTACTTTGTGGGTTTATAGAAACCCTGAAAGACTACCACAAAGCGAAGATTCTAAAGCTATATTGTCTCCTATTGATGGAGTTGTAGAAGATATTAAAAAATGCAATTATAATGGTCGTAGTTATAGTGAAATTTTAATTCGCTCAAGAATTATTGATTGTGGTGTTTTGCGTGCTACTTGTGATATGGAGATATCTGATATTAAAAGGCGTAATGGTCTAAATTTGCATAGTAGCGATTCAAACTCAAATTTATTAAATAACCGAGCTACCATAATATCTAAAAATCAAGATATTATACTTCGTATTAGTACTTCAGCACTTACATCTAAGATTTATTTAGAAAGTATAACTTATGTTAAATCTGGTCGTAGAATAGGCTTTATTAAAGATGGCAAAGTCTCTCTTTTAATGCCTTTAAATACGAGAATATCTCTTACCAAAGGTGATAAAGTAAAAGCTTGTAATATTATAGGTTATATAGATGAGTAG
- the pssA gene encoding CDP-diacylglycerol--serine O-phosphatidyltransferase, with product MSSNNKLIYILPNLFTAGSAFTGIISILASANGEFGKAIFYLVISLVLDGLDGRVARLTKTTSKFGVEFDSLADLVAFGVAPAMLFYFSIGDEFGRFGSLITAMFVVFGAIRLARFNVTTNENEPNMFIGLPIPTAAIVAGFWIGIYNKYEIMQGYEWIFIILMSVLSILMVSNVRYPSFKKVDFSRANYIKALVVLVILFSLLYLYPLESATALISIYTTYGIIRAVWARFFAKNIKIKEQK from the coding sequence ATGAGTAGTAATAATAAATTAATATATATACTTCCAAATTTATTTACAGCAGGTAGTGCATTTACTGGTATTATCAGTATTTTAGCTAGTGCTAATGGCGAATTTGGAAAGGCTATTTTTTATCTTGTAATCTCTCTTGTGCTTGATGGGCTAGATGGTAGAGTAGCAAGATTAACCAAAACCACATCTAAATTTGGTGTAGAATTTGATAGTTTGGCTGATTTAGTTGCTTTTGGTGTAGCTCCAGCTATGTTGTTTTATTTTAGTATTGGAGATGAATTTGGCAGATTTGGTTCATTAATTACAGCTATGTTTGTAGTATTTGGAGCTATTAGATTAGCTAGATTTAATGTTACAACTAATGAAAATGAACCAAATATGTTTATTGGGCTACCGATTCCTACAGCTGCTATAGTCGCTGGATTTTGGATTGGAATTTATAATAAATATGAGATTATGCAAGGATATGAGTGGATATTTATTATTTTAATGAGCGTGCTTTCTATACTTATGGTTTCTAATGTACGCTATCCAAGCTTTAAAAAGGTTGATTTTAGTCGTGCTAATTATATTAAAGCTCTTGTAGTGCTTGTAATACTATTTTCACTTTTATATCTATATCCTTTAGAATCAGCTACTGCTTTGATTTCTATTTATACTACATATGGTATAATTCGTGCTGTTTGGGCGAGATTTTTTGCCAAAAATATCAAGATAAAGGAACAAAAATGA
- a CDS encoding 2-isopropylmalate synthase, whose translation MDKNKIIIFDTTLRDGEQSPGASMNTEEKIQIALQLERLGVDVMEAGFAAASPGDFDAINQIAKQVESIKVASLSRALERDIKAAADAIAPAKNRRIHTFIATSPIHMEHKLKMKPDEVIKRAVEAVQYAKSFVDDVEFSCEDAGRSDISFLKEICDAVVNAGAKTLNLPDTVGFRLPYEIADMVRIMSEYIGDRAIISVHNHNDLGLAVANTLASIKAGARQVECTINGLGERAGNAALEEIVMAIKTRSDEFSGLYTDIVTKEIYATSRLVASITGIEPQPNKAIVGKNAFAHESGIHQDGMLKCAQTYEIIKAEDIGAEKNALVLGKHSGRHAFKDKLVNLGFDLNDEEINEAFSKFKLLCDKKKEIFDDDIRALVSDEIIKIPEIYTIETLSTSSCNSGHSSAAISIKFNGEIISDAALGNGTADAIFKVIDRISKVAGELKDYKVSAVSQGKDALAKVTVKVAFGPSEPPFIGHGLDIDTMMASAKAYVSALNSYLSMKK comes from the coding sequence ATGGATAAAAATAAAATTATAATTTTTGATACAACATTAAGAGATGGTGAGCAAAGCCCTGGTGCATCTATGAATACTGAAGAGAAAATTCAAATTGCTCTTCAATTAGAACGCCTTGGCGTTGATGTTATGGAAGCTGGATTTGCTGCTGCTAGTCCTGGAGATTTTGATGCGATTAATCAAATAGCCAAACAGGTAGAATCCATTAAAGTTGCTAGTCTTTCAAGAGCTCTTGAGCGTGATATAAAAGCAGCAGCCGATGCAATCGCTCCAGCAAAAAATAGAAGAATTCACACCTTCATCGCTACTAGCCCAATCCATATGGAACACAAGCTTAAGATGAAGCCTGATGAGGTTATCAAAAGAGCAGTTGAAGCGGTACAATATGCTAAAAGTTTTGTAGATGATGTTGAGTTTAGCTGCGAAGATGCAGGTAGAAGCGATATATCATTTTTAAAAGAGATATGTGATGCGGTGGTAAATGCTGGTGCTAAGACTTTAAATTTGCCTGATACTGTAGGTTTTAGATTGCCATATGAGATAGCTGATATGGTTAGAATTATGAGTGAGTACATTGGAGATAGAGCTATTATATCAGTTCATAATCACAATGACCTTGGACTTGCAGTAGCAAATACTCTAGCAAGTATTAAGGCTGGAGCAAGACAGGTAGAATGTACTATTAACGGTCTAGGCGAAAGAGCTGGTAATGCAGCTTTAGAAGAGATCGTTATGGCGATCAAAACAAGAAGTGATGAATTTAGTGGATTATATACTGATATCGTTACTAAAGAGATATATGCTACAAGTCGTCTAGTAGCTAGTATTACAGGTATAGAACCACAACCAAATAAAGCAATCGTTGGTAAAAATGCATTTGCTCACGAGAGTGGTATTCATCAAGATGGTATGTTAAAATGTGCTCAAACATATGAAATAATCAAAGCTGAAGATATAGGAGCAGAGAAAAATGCTCTAGTTTTAGGCAAACATAGCGGTCGTCATGCCTTTAAAGATAAGTTAGTAAATTTAGGTTTTGATCTAAATGATGAAGAGATAAATGAAGCGTTTAGCAAATTTAAATTACTTTGTGATAAGAAAAAAGAGATTTTTGATGATGATATTAGAGCGCTTGTAAGTGATGAGATTATCAAAATTCCTGAGATTTATACAATCGAAACTTTAAGCACTAGCTCATGCAACTCAGGCCATTCAAGTGCAGCTATTAGTATTAAATTTAATGGTGAGATTATTAGTGATGCAGCTCTTGGCAATGGTACAGCTGATGCGATATTTAAGGTAATTGATAGAATAAGTAAGGTTGCTGGAGAGTTAAAAGATTATAAAGTCTCAGCCGTATCTCAAGGCAAAGATGCTCTTGCGAAGGTTACTGTAAAGGTGGCCTTTGGTCCTAGTGAACCTCCATTTATAGGTCATGGTTTAGATATAGATACTATGATGGCAAGTGCTAAAGCCTATGTAAGTGCTTTAAATAGCTATTTAAGTATGAAAAAATAG
- a CDS encoding ABC transporter substrate-binding protein: MKKFSLIALAAAVAISSAAAKEIKIGVVLPITGAVAAYGQTAWAGIKLANKLEPTLKNGDTISLVLVDNKGDKVETATATTRLVSEDKVSGLIGAMVTGNTQQVLQIADEKKVPMIAPAATADKLLDRAKYGARVTFMDSFQGTSFASWAVSQGMKTAVLVVDQSTSYSIGLARAFKKEFEKQGSKLLKELKISSGDKDFKAIVSQINSLNPDLVYMPFYHPEAALLVRQARQIGVKSQFASGDGVSNDTFIELASDASNGYLYTDAFDSSNPPTAKSKAFVEAYAKENGDSNVPGFTALGADSYYLMIDAMNRCADGADRECVNKEIKNSKNFEGVSGIINIDKKGNAERSIVIKEIAGGKAMYKDTVNPK; encoded by the coding sequence ATGAAAAAGTTTTCATTAATTGCTTTAGCTGCTGCGGTGGCTATTAGTTCAGCTGCTGCTAAAGAGATTAAAATCGGTGTAGTTTTACCTATTACTGGTGCTGTAGCGGCATATGGTCAAACAGCATGGGCTGGTATTAAATTAGCTAACAAGCTAGAACCAACACTAAAAAATGGAGATACTATTAGTTTAGTATTAGTAGATAATAAAGGCGATAAAGTAGAGACAGCTACAGCTACTACAAGATTAGTAAGCGAAGATAAAGTAAGCGGTCTAATCGGTGCAATGGTTACTGGTAATACTCAGCAAGTATTACAAATCGCAGATGAAAAAAAGGTGCCTATGATAGCTCCAGCCGCTACAGCTGATAAGCTGCTAGACCGTGCTAAATACGGTGCTAGAGTTACATTTATGGATTCATTCCAAGGGACTAGTTTTGCTTCATGGGCAGTAAGTCAAGGTATGAAAACAGCTGTGCTAGTAGTAGATCAATCTACATCATATTCGATCGGTCTAGCAAGAGCCTTTAAAAAAGAGTTTGAAAAACAAGGCAGCAAGCTACTAAAAGAGTTAAAAATTAGTAGTGGCGATAAGGATTTTAAAGCGATAGTATCACAAATAAATAGCTTAAATCCTGATCTAGTGTATATGCCATTTTATCATCCAGAAGCTGCGCTACTAGTACGCCAAGCTAGACAAATAGGGGTAAAATCACAATTTGCTAGTGGTGATGGTGTATCAAATGATACATTTATCGAGCTTGCTAGCGATGCATCAAATGGATATCTATATACAGATGCATTTGATAGCTCAAACCCACCAACAGCCAAATCAAAAGCCTTTGTAGAAGCATATGCAAAAGAAAATGGTGATAGTAATGTCCCTGGATTTACAGCACTTGGCGCTGACTCATACTATTTAATGATAGATGCGATGAATAGATGTGCTGATGGAGCTGATAGAGAGTGCGTAAATAAAGAGATCAAAAATAGCAAAAACTTTGAAGGCGTATCAGGTATAATAAATATCGATAAAAAAGGTAACGCAGAACGCTCAATAGTAATCAAAGAGATTGCTGGCGGTAAGGCGATGTATAAAGATACTGTAAATCCTAAGTAA
- a CDS encoding flagellar basal body P-ring protein FlgI codes for MRAIRLIFISLCMAVSLQATTIKELASVVGVRDNQLIGYGLVVGLNGTGDGSSSEFTIQSLSNMLQTVNVKVDPDDIKSKNTAAVMVTAKLPPFARQGDNLDVTVSSIGDAKNLIGGTLLLTALKGVDGDIYALAQGALTLGGSTTKGGNHPTVATIMSGALVEKEVVYDIYNKPSANLSLKNSSFQTAIDMQNAIIAKFGSGSAMALDPRTVNITKPERVSMVEFLASVLDIKMDYKAEEKIIIDERTGTIISGVNIKVEPVIISHGAITIQIDDSGFDPAAPSAGDVDVGNVAINTNTNTIKINENDITVANITRALNKLGATPKEIIAIIENLKRAGAIHAGVEVI; via the coding sequence ATGAGAGCAATCAGATTAATATTTATATCCTTATGTATGGCTGTAAGCTTGCAAGCTACAACGATCAAAGAGCTAGCTAGCGTAGTAGGAGTAAGAGATAACCAACTTATTGGCTATGGTCTAGTAGTGGGATTAAATGGCACTGGCGATGGAAGTAGTAGTGAATTTACTATTCAATCGCTATCAAATATGCTCCAAACTGTAAATGTTAAAGTAGATCCAGATGATATCAAGTCTAAAAATACAGCTGCAGTTATGGTAACAGCTAAGCTTCCTCCGTTTGCTCGTCAAGGCGATAATCTAGATGTAACTGTAAGCTCTATTGGTGATGCTAAAAATTTAATTGGCGGGACACTTCTTCTAACAGCTCTAAAGGGTGTAGATGGCGATATATATGCATTAGCTCAAGGTGCTTTGACTCTTGGAGGTTCTACAACAAAGGGTGGCAATCACCCAACAGTAGCTACTATAATGAGTGGAGCGCTAGTAGAAAAAGAGGTGGTATATGATATCTACAATAAACCAAGTGCGAATTTAAGTCTAAAAAACTCAAGCTTTCAAACTGCAATTGATATGCAAAATGCGATTATAGCCAAATTTGGTAGCGGTTCAGCTATGGCCTTAGATCCAAGAACTGTTAACATTACAAAGCCAGAAAGAGTTAGTATGGTGGAGTTTTTAGCTAGTGTATTGGATATAAAGATGGATTATAAAGCCGAAGAGAAGATTATAATCGATGAGCGAACCGGTACAATAATAAGTGGAGTAAATATTAAGGTTGAACCTGTGATAATATCTCATGGTGCTATAACTATACAGATAGATGATAGTGGATTTGACCCAGCAGCTCCTAGTGCAGGTGATGTAGATGTAGGTAATGTAGCTATAAATACAAATACAAATACTATTAAAATTAATGAAAATGATATAACAGTGGCAAATATCACAAGAGCCTTAAATAAACTAGGTGCCACACCAAAAGAGATAATAGCAATTATTGAAAATTTAAAAAGAGCTGGTGCAATCCACGCTGGTGTAGAGGTGATATGA